ATTAACTTAACTGTGTATATCTATAGATTAACTGTAAGAGTCTGATCGAAGCAgattttatccataaaaacatCTTCTTTATCATGTGACAGATGAAACATGGACAACTGGACGCTAAATACAGACTTGCTGATCCTGGAGGCCTTAAAGGTGACCCCTCAGTCCTCGCTCCCTGCCTTCATCCTTCTCCTGCTCATCTACGTCTTCATCATGGTGTCCAACATCGGCCTGGTGGTTGTGATCTTTACCAGCAGGAGCCTCCACCAACCCATGTATCTTCTCCTCTGCAACATGAGTATTAATGATGTTTTTGGGGCGACGGTGATTGTGCCTCATGTGCTCAGAGATCTGCTGGTGTGGAAGTCAGAGCGCTACGTTCATTACATGGCCTGTGCAGTTCAGGCTTTCTGTGTTCACCTCCATGCAAGCGTCTCTCACACTGTACTGATGATCATGGCCTTTGATCGGTATGTGGCCATCTGCAACCCGCTGCGTTATGCCGCCATCATGACCCAGAGGATGGTGACGaatctgtcctgggctgcctgGGGATCGGCCTGTGTGCTGGTCATGATCCTGGTGGGCCTCAGCATCCGCCTGTCACGCTGCAGGAAGGTCGTCCTCAACCTGTTCTGTGACAACGCCTCCCTGTTCAGCCTCACCTGCGAGAGCATCCTCATCAACAACATCTACGGCCTCACCTATACGGTGGTGCTGCTGGGCTCCTCCATGTGCAGCGTCGCCCTCACCTACCTGAAGATAGCTGTGGTGTGTCTGAGCAGCAGAAACAAGATGCTGAACAGCAAAGCGCTGCAGACCTGCACCACCCACATGGCTGTGTATGTCATCCTGCTTGTGTCTGGCTTCATCATCGTCATCCTGCACCGTTTTCCTCAGCTGTCAGACCACAGGAAGGTGGTGTCGGTGCTGGGTCATATTGCACTGCCCGCGCTCAACGCTGTCATCTACGGCCTGCAAATTAAAGAAGTCCGGCAAAAAATGGCTGCTGTGTTCCAAAAAACTAAAATCGCTTCCATGAATGTAAAATGACTGAGAGGAGGATTAGGAGGGTCAACAATATGGTGCCTGTGTCAGAGGGAGTGACGATAACACTGGGATCTTTGACACTGTGCAGATGTGATCGCTGTCACTATAATTAGATATTTTATGAAGATGTATTCAACACTGATCCACCTCACAGTCTAAACTTGACTTCATGTGCTTGCACATCCAACAAGCTtgagaatttaaagaaaaaaactgcagtgaACATGAACATTTCCAGACACTTTATCTAGAAACATCACAGAATCTGTCCTTGTGCTCTCTGGATGCTGTGCACCACGGTGCGTTGAG
The sequence above is a segment of the Melanotaenia boesemani isolate fMelBoe1 chromosome 15, fMelBoe1.pri, whole genome shotgun sequence genome. Coding sequences within it:
- the LOC121653965 gene encoding olfactory receptor 52N5-like; protein product: MDNWTLNTDLLILEALKVTPQSSLPAFILLLLIYVFIMVSNIGLVVVIFTSRSLHQPMYLLLCNMSINDVFGATVIVPHVLRDLLVWKSERYVHYMACAVQAFCVHLHASVSHTVLMIMAFDRYVAICNPLRYAAIMTQRMVTNLSWAAWGSACVLVMILVGLSIRLSRCRKVVLNLFCDNASLFSLTCESILINNIYGLTYTVVLLGSSMCSVALTYLKIAVVCLSSRNKMLNSKALQTCTTHMAVYVILLVSGFIIVILHRFPQLSDHRKVVSVLGHIALPALNAVIYGLQIKEVRQKMAAVFQKTKIASMNVK